A genomic segment from Pediococcus acidilactici encodes:
- a CDS encoding acetyl-CoA carboxylase carboxyl transferase subunit beta, which produces MKSKFSLPTQEEIVKRLKKIPEGLWRECPECHEKYYYRHAGSLEVCPKCGYGMRIGARKRIKMVCDEFEEWDKALTTDPQNADPKYRQKLANGIKQTRVNESVLTGKGKIGNFAVAIAVMDSRFIMGSLGQVTGQKIAHLFQKATQERLPVIIFTASGGARMQDGIHSLMQMAKVSDEVARHSAEGLLYIAVLTDPTTGGVTASYAMQADIILAEPKTLIGFAGRRVIEQTINQKPPKDFQKAETLLKNGFLDAIVERKDLKGYLNNLLSLHAE; this is translated from the coding sequence ATGAAAAGTAAGTTTTCCTTGCCAACCCAAGAAGAAATTGTTAAACGCCTGAAGAAAATTCCAGAAGGCTTGTGGCGTGAATGCCCCGAGTGTCATGAGAAGTATTACTATCGTCACGCGGGTAGCTTAGAAGTTTGTCCCAAGTGTGGGTACGGAATGCGAATTGGTGCGCGCAAACGAATCAAGATGGTCTGTGACGAGTTTGAAGAGTGGGATAAAGCCCTTACTACCGACCCTCAGAACGCTGACCCAAAGTATCGCCAGAAGTTAGCAAACGGGATTAAGCAGACTCGAGTCAACGAGAGTGTCCTAACTGGAAAGGGCAAAATTGGTAATTTTGCGGTAGCCATTGCGGTGATGGACTCCCGGTTTATCATGGGAAGTTTAGGCCAGGTTACCGGGCAAAAAATTGCCCATCTTTTCCAAAAAGCCACTCAAGAACGGTTACCCGTGATCATCTTTACGGCTTCTGGCGGAGCGCGAATGCAAGACGGAATCCATTCCCTTATGCAAATGGCGAAGGTGTCTGACGAAGTGGCTCGGCATAGTGCGGAAGGCTTGTTATACATCGCGGTTTTGACCGATCCAACTACCGGTGGGGTGACTGCCAGTTACGCAATGCAAGCCGACATTATTTTGGCGGAACCGAAAACCTTAATTGGTTTTGCGGGCCGGCGGGTAATTGAACAAACCATTAACCAAAAACCGCCTAAGGATTTTCAAAAGGCAGAAACGTTACTTAAAAATGGATTTTTGGATGCAATTGTCGAACGCAAGGACTTAAAAGGCTACTTAAATAACTTGTTAAGCCTCCATGCGGAATGA
- a CDS encoding acetyl-CoA carboxylase carboxyltransferase subunit alpha has product MKMTKTAYETVMAARAKEKVATEDLINNIFTDFTEFHGDRQLSDDPAIIGGIARLNGLPVTVIGTQKGKNTAENIERHFGTVEPEGYRKAIRLMKQAEKFKRPVITFVNTPGAYPGMDAEYHGQGSAIAQCLMVGMELRVPYISVIVGEGGSGGALALATADRVWMFENSIYSVLSPEGYASIVWKDAKRVADAAEELKLTPEILLTEGIIDKIIPEVVDQESTKVLKNMLVSEVESLRQFSADELVEQRHERFSKF; this is encoded by the coding sequence ATGAAAATGACAAAAACAGCTTATGAAACGGTTATGGCAGCCCGCGCGAAAGAAAAGGTTGCCACCGAAGATTTGATTAATAATATTTTTACCGACTTTACTGAATTTCATGGTGATCGGCAATTAAGCGACGATCCGGCAATCATTGGTGGAATTGCCCGACTAAACGGTTTACCAGTGACCGTCATTGGAACCCAAAAGGGAAAAAATACCGCCGAAAATATTGAACGCCATTTCGGGACGGTCGAACCGGAGGGATATCGTAAGGCAATTCGTTTAATGAAGCAGGCTGAAAAATTTAAACGCCCGGTAATTACCTTTGTTAACACGCCGGGTGCGTATCCAGGAATGGATGCTGAATATCACGGCCAGGGATCGGCAATTGCTCAATGCTTAATGGTGGGTATGGAGTTGCGGGTACCATACATCAGCGTAATTGTTGGTGAAGGTGGTAGTGGTGGCGCATTAGCCTTGGCAACCGCGGACCGGGTCTGGATGTTTGAAAACAGCATCTATTCGGTGCTATCGCCAGAAGGCTACGCCTCGATCGTTTGGAAAGATGCTAAGCGAGTGGCGGACGCGGCGGAAGAATTAAAGCTGACACCAGAGATTCTGCTGACCGAAGGAATCATTGATAAAATCATTCCAGAAGTCGTCGACCAAGAAAGCACGAAAGTTTTAAAAAATATGTTAGTTTCCGAAGTGGAAAGTTTACGACAATTTTCGGCTGACGAACTTGTTGAACAGCGCCACGAACGGTTTAGTAAATTTTAG
- the fabI gene encoding enoyl-ACP reductase FabI yields the protein MEGILSGKTIIVMGVANKNSIAWGCTQAIINQGGRVILTYQNDRIKKSLGKFVAPDVPLVECDVAEDENIAAAFDKIKAEYGEVDGIIHAIAFADKETLEGGVINTKKDGYNLAQDVSAYSLIAVSRYGAKIMKNSGSIVTLTYFGSTRAIPNYNMMGIAKAALESSVRYLASDLGEQHIRVNAISAGAIKTLAVTGIKKHRDLLKESQSRTVDGENVTTDEVGNVAAFLVSDLATGVTGDVIYVDKGVHLV from the coding sequence TTGGAAGGAATACTTAGTGGAAAAACAATTATTGTAATGGGCGTGGCCAATAAAAATAGTATCGCTTGGGGATGTACCCAAGCGATCATTAACCAAGGCGGCCGGGTCATTTTGACTTATCAAAACGATCGAATTAAAAAGAGTTTAGGCAAATTTGTAGCTCCCGACGTTCCCTTAGTGGAATGTGACGTGGCCGAAGATGAAAACATTGCAGCTGCTTTTGATAAAATCAAGGCGGAATATGGCGAAGTCGACGGAATTATTCACGCGATTGCCTTTGCTGACAAGGAAACCTTAGAAGGCGGCGTAATTAATACCAAAAAGGACGGCTACAATTTAGCACAGGACGTGAGTGCCTACTCATTGATCGCGGTATCTCGCTACGGTGCAAAAATTATGAAGAACTCGGGAAGCATTGTAACGCTAACATACTTTGGCTCTACCCGGGCAATCCCTAATTACAACATGATGGGAATTGCAAAAGCAGCGTTAGAATCTAGTGTACGTTATTTAGCAAGCGACCTTGGTGAACAACACATTCGGGTTAACGCAATTTCTGCTGGAGCAATTAAAACCTTAGCAGTTACGGGAATTAAGAAACACCGTGATCTACTAAAAGAATCTCAAAGCCGGACGGTGGATGGTGAAAACGTTACTACTGATGAAGTGGGAAACGTTGCGGCATTCTTAGTAAGTGATCTGGCAACCGGAGTAACGGGTGACGTGATTTACGTGGATAAAGGCGTGCACCTCGTTTAG
- a CDS encoding CvpA family protein: MQKESTGFWGCVGIVILFFLLIKFWYIIIIGLGIWAIYHYRKPIMDFYHRRPLIALVIGFFSVILLITGIAIAETPSSDTNSSKTEKVAKSSDDSDEDIDESDEDDFDEDVDDSSSDNDIDDESDSSEETSSDEDYDTDDASSESDTDSVTSSDADESSNEVSSSSTKEVSSIQEGDWTVAGPGMVFVSDSDLYYSRVKNPGNYQYVSQQDADSSGAHRAPRGNEYARP; the protein is encoded by the coding sequence TTGCAAAAAGAAAGCACAGGATTTTGGGGCTGTGTTGGTATAGTAATATTATTTTTTCTGTTAATTAAATTCTGGTACATAATTATTATTGGACTAGGTATTTGGGCAATCTATCATTATAGAAAACCTATTATGGATTTTTACCATAGAAGACCTCTCATTGCCCTAGTTATCGGATTTTTTAGCGTTATCCTTTTAATAACTGGAATAGCAATTGCTGAGACACCATCTTCTGATACTAATAGTTCAAAAACTGAAAAAGTAGCTAAAAGTTCAGATGATTCTGATGAGGATATAGACGAAAGTGATGAAGATGATTTCGACGAAGATGTAGACGATTCTTCGAGCGATAATGACATAGATGACGAATCTGATAGCTCAGAAGAAACTTCATCTGACGAGGATTACGATACAGATGATGCTAGTTCTGAATCAGATACAGATTCTGTAACGTCTAGTGATGCTGACGAATCAAGCAACGAGGTAAGTTCATCTTCTACCAAAGAAGTTTCTTCCATTCAAGAAGGCGATTGGACAGTTGCTGGACCTGGTATGGTTTTTGTGTCTGACAGCGATTTGTACTATTCAAGAGTTAAGAATCCTGGTAATTACCAATACGTTAGCCAACAAGATGCTGATTCTTCGGGTGCTCATCGAGCTCCTAGAGGAAATGAGTACGCTAGGCCATAA
- a CDS encoding hydroxymethylglutaryl-CoA synthase, whose translation MNIGIDKISFFTSDLYLPMEDLAKARNEDPNKYLIGIGQSKQAVIRNSQDAVTLAANAAWQILDEEERQSIDLILFGTESGVDNSKSAAVYLQSLLGINAQASGVELKQACFGLTAGIQLAMGHIALHQQSRVLLVGADIARYGIKTAGEPTQGGGAVAMIMSAEPRILKINPESSHLTKDIMDFWRPLYRSEALVDGHYSSQEFIDFFQSTFQGYLDKTGQELADFAALIFHLPYTKMGLKALRSALEQVPASEATEGLLARFEDSRQLNREVGNLYTGSLYLSLISLLQARSLRGGDQIGLFSYGSGAEGEFYTGEVVANYEKMINTNIQEQLNNRQPVSVAKYEEIYSSFMEAQPADFTTDYQNDPARFVLKGQLDQQRQYEERNK comes from the coding sequence TTGAATATCGGAATTGATAAGATCAGTTTTTTTACTAGCGACCTTTATCTGCCAATGGAAGATTTGGCAAAGGCTCGTAATGAAGATCCGAATAAGTATTTGATCGGCATTGGGCAATCAAAACAGGCAGTCATTCGGAATTCGCAGGATGCGGTTACCTTAGCAGCCAATGCGGCTTGGCAAATTCTTGATGAAGAAGAGCGACAATCAATTGATTTGATTTTGTTTGGAACTGAGTCGGGAGTGGATAATTCGAAATCTGCGGCAGTTTACTTACAGTCGTTATTGGGGATTAACGCGCAGGCTAGTGGGGTGGAGCTTAAGCAAGCTTGCTTTGGACTCACTGCAGGAATCCAGTTGGCAATGGGACATATTGCTCTGCATCAACAAAGCAGAGTTTTACTCGTCGGTGCCGATATTGCCCGTTATGGAATTAAGACGGCTGGTGAGCCGACCCAAGGCGGTGGAGCAGTGGCCATGATTATGAGTGCAGAGCCAAGAATCTTAAAAATCAATCCAGAAAGCAGTCACTTAACGAAAGATATTATGGATTTTTGGCGACCGCTTTACCGTAGTGAAGCATTGGTCGACGGGCATTATTCATCGCAAGAGTTTATCGACTTCTTTCAAAGTACTTTCCAAGGCTACTTAGACAAAACGGGACAAGAACTTGCTGACTTTGCAGCTTTGATTTTCCATTTACCATACACCAAGATGGGATTGAAGGCGCTTCGGAGTGCTTTAGAACAGGTGCCGGCTAGTGAAGCTACGGAAGGACTTTTAGCACGTTTTGAGGATAGCCGACAATTAAATCGTGAAGTCGGTAATTTGTATACGGGGTCACTGTATCTTAGTTTAATTTCGCTATTGCAAGCTCGTTCCTTACGTGGGGGCGACCAAATTGGACTCTTTAGTTACGGTTCCGGAGCAGAGGGAGAATTTTATACTGGTGAAGTAGTTGCGAACTACGAAAAAATGATTAATACCAATATTCAAGAGCAATTAAATAATCGTCAGCCAGTTAGCGTGGCTAAGTATGAAGAAATTTACAGCAGTTTTATGGAAGCCCAACCGGCTGATTTTACAACAGACTATCAGAATGATCCTGCGCGTTTCGTATTGAAGGGCCAACTGGATCAGCAACGGCAATACGAAGAACGGAACAAATAA
- the lexA gene encoding transcriptional repressor LexA — MIKNLSTKQLNVLEYIYQTVQAQGYPPTVREIGKAIGLSSTSTVHGHIDRLQKNGYLEKDPTKPRALEITAQGLEALGIQADGEQIPVLGVVTAGEPILAVEEATDFFPVPPEFKNESSDLFMLTIRGESMINAGILSGDQVIVRKQSTADNGEIVIAMTDENEATCKRFFKESDHIRLQPENDTMSPIILDNVTILGKVVGLFRSDIY; from the coding sequence ATGATAAAGAATCTGAGTACGAAGCAACTTAACGTTCTTGAGTATATCTATCAAACGGTCCAAGCGCAAGGTTATCCGCCTACCGTTCGAGAAATCGGAAAGGCAATCGGCCTATCTTCAACATCGACGGTCCATGGGCATATTGATCGTCTGCAAAAAAATGGTTATCTAGAAAAGGATCCCACTAAGCCCCGGGCGCTAGAAATTACTGCTCAGGGATTAGAAGCGCTCGGCATCCAAGCAGACGGTGAGCAAATCCCCGTCTTAGGAGTGGTTACTGCTGGGGAACCTATCTTAGCAGTTGAAGAAGCAACCGACTTTTTCCCCGTCCCACCAGAATTTAAAAACGAAAGCAGCGACCTCTTCATGTTGACTATTCGCGGTGAAAGTATGATTAACGCGGGTATTCTATCGGGTGATCAAGTAATTGTTCGCAAACAGTCAACTGCTGATAACGGTGAAATTGTAATTGCCATGACTGACGAAAATGAAGCGACCTGTAAACGATTCTTTAAAGAAAGTGACCACATCCGCTTGCAACCCGAAAATGACACCATGAGCCCAATCATTTTAGATAATGTCACCATTTTGGGCAAAGTAGTGGGACTATTTAGAAGCGATATATACTAA
- a CDS encoding DUF896 domain-containing protein — translation MADQEMQKLIKRINELAKKAKEEGLTELETIERKELRQKYLKRFRESFRSQIEMMKIFDKDGKEVTPEKVKKVQRKKGLRDD, via the coding sequence ATGGCAGACCAAGAAATGCAAAAGCTAATCAAACGGATTAATGAATTAGCAAAAAAGGCAAAGGAAGAAGGACTGACTGAGCTCGAAACTATCGAGCGAAAGGAACTCCGGCAAAAATACTTGAAACGTTTCCGGGAGAGTTTTCGGAGTCAAATCGAAATGATGAAGATTTTTGATAAGGACGGTAAGGAAGTAACTCCTGAAAAAGTGAAAAAAGTACAACGAAAAAAAGGCTTACGTGACGATTAA
- a CDS encoding YneF family protein — translation MSTGIWIMIVIIAVLVGAIGGFFFARRYMENYLKNNPPINEDMLRTMMLQMGQKPSQKKLHQMMTAMKNQSKK, via the coding sequence ATGTCAACTGGAATTTGGATTATGATTGTGATTATCGCCGTTCTTGTTGGAGCAATTGGGGGCTTTTTCTTTGCACGTCGCTACATGGAAAATTACCTAAAGAACAACCCGCCAATTAACGAAGACATGCTTAGAACAATGATGCTTCAGATGGGGCAAAAGCCGTCGCAAAAAAAGCTTCATCAAATGATGACTGCAATGAAGAATCAATCGAAAAAATAA